The genomic region GCGCGATTATTGCCGCGCGGAAACCAAAACCGCAATCGCTTTGTTAACCAATCATTAGGGTTAACAGATTATTGATTTATCAGGAATTGGGCTTGAGGGGGCATGGGCGCATCGTCCGGCCTTGATCATGTCTCCAAACCCCGAACCGGTTTCGGGATGAGACATGCATGAAACGAGAGACTGAAGCATGTCGGGTCACGACACGCTTCGGCAGGAGAGGCGGGATGCTGAACATCGCTCGAAAAGACGCTATCGCAACACGTCTTGGCTTCGCCTGCATTCTTTCGGCATTGGTTCTTTCCGGCTGCACATCGGTTGACCGGACGACGACAGGCTCGGTGCGCCGCGCGGCAACGGTCGCGACTTTCGATCACATGAACGACGCGCAGCTTGCCGCAATGGCCGGGCGGCTTGGCGCACAATATGAACGCAATCCGAAGGACCGCCAGACCGCGCTCAACTATGCCAATGTGCTGGGCCGCCTTGGCCGCAACGATCAGGCGCTGGCGGTCATGCGGGCGCTCGCCATCGTCTACCCGAAGGATCAGGCTGTTCTTGCGGCCTATGGCAAGGCGCTTGCGGGTGCGGGCCAGTTCGACGGAGCGCTCGACGCCATTCGCCGCGCGCAGAACCCGGCCTATCCCGACTGGAAGCTGGTTTCCGCGGAGGGTGCCATCCTCGACCAGATGGGCAGGAAGGACGAAGCTCGCGCGACTTATCAGAAGGCGCTGCAGCTTCAGCCGAATGAACCGTCGATCATCTCCAATATGGGGATGTCCTATCTTCTGGCCGGTGATGCCCGGACGGCAGAAACCTATTTCAAACAGGCCGCAGCCGCGCCCGGTGCCGATAGCCGCGTGCGCCAGAACCTCGCCCTGTCGGTCGGTCTGCAAGGCCGCTTTCAGGAAGCCGAGGCGATTGCCGCGCAAGAGATTTCTCCGCAACAGGCAAAGGCCAATACGGATTATCTCCGGTCAATGCTCGCGCAGCAGAACTCCTGGAACATGCTCAAGGACAAGCCGAAAGGCTGACCCCCCTATCAGTTTCCGCCGAACAATCCGCCCTGCGCCGATATCTGGATGAAGGCCGGACCTAGGATGACGATAAAGAGCACCGGCAGGAAGAAAACAATCATCGGAACGGTAAGTTTCGGCGGCAGGGCCGCAGCCTTCTTTTCCGCTTCCAGCAGACGCAGGTCGCGGCTTTCCTGAGAAAGTGTGCGCAGCGCCTGCGCGACCGGCGTGCCGTAACGCTCGGCCTGAATCAGCGCCTGCGTGACCGATTTCACCGGTTCCAGACCGGTGCGATTGGCGAGATTTTCATAGGCTTGACGGCGTTCCGGCAGGAAGGAAAGCTCGGCATTGGTCAGCATCAGTTCTTCGGCAAGCTCGACGGACTGGATGCCGATTTCGTCAGCCACCCGGCGAAAGGCAGCTTCGGTGGACATGCCCGATTCAACGCAGATCAGCATCAGGTCGAGCGCATCCGGCCAGGCCCGCCGGATGGATTGCTTGCGTTTGGTTGCGCGATTCGAGACGTAGAGGTTGGGCGCGTAAAAACCCGCATAGCCTGCAAAAATGCAGACGAGAAGGCGAACGAAGAACGTCTGATCGGCAAGCACCCCGAGCACGAAAATGTAGATGGCGGCAATGGCCATTGCCCCGAACGGCAGCACGAAACGCAGGAACAGGAAGATGTTGAGCGGGTTTTGCCCTCGGAAGCCAGCCTGCCGGAGCGAAGCGACCGTCTTTTCGTCGGCCAGAGCCCGTTTGAGATCAAGCTTTTCGACGAATTCCCGGATGCCGGGCTTCTGCTGATGACGCAGGCTGCCGCGACGGTCGCTTTCGGCGGCCAGACGGGCCCGCTCGCGTGAGCGAATGGCTTCGCGTTCGGTGGCGACCGATTTCATGCGCGATTTGAGCGCGCTGCCGCTCAGTACCGGCAGGAGGATGGTCACCACGGTAGCAAAGACCGCGACCATGATCAGCGCGCCGATCAGAAACTGGGGATCGGACAATTTCTGTGTGAGGAGAGAAAACATATCCGGTGCCTCACATATCGAAGTTGATCATGTTCTTCATGATGAAGATGCCCGTCAGCATCAGCACGGCTGCAACGCCCAGAAGCATATGGCCGGTCGAAGACGTGAAAAGCAGCGTCATATAGAGCGGGCTTGTCAGGTAGACGAGAACCATGACGATGAAGGGCAAGGCGCCGATAATGGCAGCCGAAGCCTTGGCTTCCATGGAAAGCGCGTTGACCTTGGCCTTCATCTTCTTCCGGTCGCGCAGAACCTTTGAAAGATTGTTGAGCGCCTCGGAAAGATTGCCGCCCGCCTGTGCCTGTATCTGGATGACGATGGCGAAGAAATTGGTTTCGGGGCAGGGCATGGAATCGGGCATCTTGCCGACCGCTTCGGGGATGGAAAGCCCGATCTGCTGCGCCTCGACGACCTTCTTGAACTCGCTTTTGACCGGTTCGACCGCCTCGCTCGCAATGAGCCGCAAGCCGTCATTGAGCGGGAGCCCGGCGCGGGTCGCGCGCACGATGACATCGAGCGCATTGGGAAATTCCTCGAGGAACTTCTTCAGTCGCTGCTTGCGCCTGTGCAGCACAAACCAGCGCGGCAGGCCGAAGAAACCGGCAATCGCTATACCCGGCAGGAAAAGCAGCGGCGCGCCGAAAAGCAGTGCGACGAATGTGGCGAAAAACGCAGCCGCACCGGAATAAAGATAGAATTTCTGCAAGGTGAGCGTGAGCCCCGCCTGGGTCAGCAGAATGCGCAGGGGCGGATATTTCTGGTTCTTCTCGCGCTGCTTTTGCCGGGCTTCCAGATCCTTGATATTGTCCTGCAACTGCTTGCGGCGCTTCTGGATGTCGGCATTTCTGTCGCGTTCGCTGCGCGTTATCGCCCGTTCCGAACCGCTGTTGCGCACGGTTTCGAAGCGGCGCGCCGCATGATCCTTCTTGCCGAGCTTTTCATAAAAGAGCGCATAGAACAAAGCCGCGCAGGCGATGACGGCAAGCACCACGAACATCACAATGCTGGCGGACCCTGTCATGCACTGGCCCTTTCCATGCCGTCGAGCACGGAGGCAAGGCGGCTATCCTCATTATAGTAGCGGGCGCGTTCCCAGAAGGCGGGACGCCCGATGCCTGTCGAGCTGTGGCTGCCGAGAATGCGGCCGGAAGCGTCCTCCCCCTTGATATCGTAGAGAACGAGGTCCTGGGTCGTGATGACGTCGCCTTCCAGCCCCACCACTTCCGTAATGTGGGTGATGCGGCGGGAGCCGTCGCGCAGACGCGCGGCCTGGATGATGATATCGACCGAACCGACGATGATCTCGCGCACGGTCTTTTGGGGCAGCACATAGCCGCCCATGGCGATCATCGCTTCCATGCGGTTGAGGCATTCGCGCGGGCTGTTGGCGTGGATCGTGCCCATCGAACCGTCATGGCCCGTATTCATGGCCTGCAGGAGATCGAATACCTCGGGTCCGCGCACTTCGCCCACGATGATGCGTTCGGGCCGCATGCGCAGACAGTTCTTCACGAGGTCGCGCATGGTGACTTCGCCTTCGCCTTCCAGATTGGGCGGGCGGGTTTCCAAACGCACCACATGCGGCTGCTGCAATTGCAGTTCTGCCGAGTCTTCGCAGGTGATGATGCGTTCGTGCGCGTCGATATAGCGTGTCAGGCAGTTCAGAAGCGTGGTCTTGCCTGAACCGGTGCCGCCGGAAATGATGACATTGCAGCGCACCCGGCTGATGATCTGCAGCAGTTCCGCCCCGGCATTCGATATCGCGCCGAACCGCACCAGCTGGTCGAGCGTCAGCTTGTCCTTGCGGAATTTGCGGATGGTCAGGGTGGGACCGTCGAGCGACAGCGGCGGTGCAATGACGTTGACGCGCGAACCGTCGGGCAGGCGGGCGTCACAGATCGGGCTCGATTCGTCCACGCGTCGTCCGACCTGACTAACGATGCGCTGGCAGATGTTGAGAAGCTGCTGGTTGTCGCGAAAACGGATGCCGGTTTCCTGCAGCAGACCGTCCACTTCGATATAGGTCCGGCGCGAGCCGTTCACCATGATATCGGCAATGTCGTCGCGGGAAAGAAGCGGCTCCAGCGGACCATAGCCCAGCACGTCATTGCAGATGTCATCGAGCAGTTCCTCCTGCTCGGCAATCGACATGACGAAGTTCTTGATGGCGATGATGTCATTGACGATGTCGCGGATTTCCTCGCGCGCGGCATCGGGCGCCATGCGGGACAATTGCGACAGGTCGATCGTATCGATCAGCGCCGAGAAGACCTGCGATTTGGTGTCGTAATAGCTCTCGGTCTTTTCGCGGCCATGACCGCTGGATTGCTGCGTGCCGGGCTGATGCGAGCCCGTCGGCCCGGATGTTTTCGCGAGCGTGCCCGGCTGGGCCGCCTGCGTGCGGGATGGCTGCATGGCCGGTTGGGCCGGTGCGGGCATGGCGGCTGGCGCGGCAGGTTTGGGCGCGGGCGGTCGCGTTCCGCTTTCCGGCCTGTTTCCCGTATCGTTGCCTCTTCTGCCGAACATGATTCCCTGCCGTTACTTGGTCTTGCGTGCAAACTTGCCCAACAGGCTCGATATGCCGCTCTTCTTGCGCGGTTGCACATCGGCCCTGCCGGTCACGACATGCGCAATGTGGCTGATGGCTTCGGCAATCGGGCTTTCCGGATTGGTCTCCGCGATCATCCGGCCATTATTGGCGGCATTGCCGAAAAGTTGCGGATCGAAGTCGATGGTGGCGATGGGATCGATGCCGAGCGGTTCCGCAAAATCGGCGATTGCGATTTCCGGCCGCTTCGGAATGCCCATCTGGTTGAGGACGAGATGCGGCTTCACATCATTGGGGCGCAGCTGCGCCAGCGTGTCGAGGAGGTTTTTCGTGTTGCGAAGATTGGCAAGATCGGGCGTTGCGACGATCACCACTTCATCGACGCGCATCAGGGTGGTCCGCGTCCATCCGCTCCAGCCATGAGCTACGTCCAGCACGACCAGCGGAGAACTGCGCTGAGCGACGTCGATCAGTTCGGCAAAGGCGTCTTCGGCGAAGTCGAATGTCCGCTCCAGGCTCGAAGGTGCCGCGAGGATCGACAGATGGTCCCCATATTGGACGAGCAGCCGGTCGAGATAGACCTCGTCAATGCGTTCCGGTGAAAAGACAGCATCGGCAATGCCGAGCGTCGGGTCCTGATCGAAGTTGATATTCGCCGTGCCGAAGGGCAGGTCCATGTCCGCCAGCACGACATCGTGCCGGAACATATTGGAGATCGACCAGGCGACATTATGGGCGATGGTCGATGCGCCGACGCCGCCTTTCGCGCCGATGAAGGCGATGGAGCGGCCAAGCGGTTCCGCACCTGGATCGAGAAAGATCGATGAGACGATGGCCAGAATGTCGGCGAGCGACACAGGCGCCACGATATATTCCGAAACGCCGCGCCGCAGCAATTCGCGATAAAGCCAGACTTCGTTGGAATGGCCGATGACCATGACCTTCGAGCCGGGATCGCAGACTTCCGACAGCTGCTGCAATTCTTCGAGCAGCACATTGGGTTCGGACGCCGATTCGACGATGATCAGATTGGGTGTGGAGGCGGTCTGATAGAATTCGATTGCAGCCGCAACGCCGCCCATCATGACTTTCAGATGGGTCTTTGCCATGCGCCGGTCGCCGCCTGCGCGCTCGATCGGAATCGCGACGCTTTCGTTCACGCAGAAAGCCTGGATGGAAATGCGCGGAATAGGGCGCACATTTTCAAGCATGATCGGCGCACGGCCTGTTTCCGGTGCTTCGTCCTCCGGTTCGAACGCGAAGTTGCTCATGGCGCCCTCTTAATACTCGGCCTGCTGGCTGCGGGGTTCGCGCCAGTTTTGCGTCTGCGCAGGCGACATTTTCACATAGCCCTGATTGCCGTTGAGTCGTGCCGTCGCGCGATCCGAATCGATAGGCGTCATGGTGCGCGGCCCAAGAAGATCGGCCGGGTTGGCGACCTGCGCGGCCAGATTGTTCTGCGAGACGCAGCCGAAATTGGCGTAATGCTTGTTTTCAGGGGTGCTGGCGAGGTCATCCGGCCAGCGGCCGCACGGCGTCGTGCCGGCCGTTATCGCATAATAGCTGATGCGGATCGGGGCTGCCGCGTCCGGGCTTTCGACCGGATAGTTTTCGATGGCGATATTGTTTGCCTTGATGCCGCTGCGCCGCAGCGTTGCCGCTACCTCTGTGCTCAGCCGGTATGCGGCGGCCTGATTGGACGCGCCTGAAGGCACCAGAACATAAAGCATGCCGGAGCCGCTGCGCCGGTAATTGGCGATTGCGCCCTGAACGATGCCGCGCTGCATCGGGCTCAGCTTCTGGTCGGCCTGTGCGATCGGAATATCGGTAACCTGTTCCCGCTCGGCAATCGTGATCGGGTGATTGGTGCGGTAATCGTCCGGTAGCGCGCCCACGGTGACGTGCTGGCGGTTCGCGCACCCCGCAAGAAGAGCCAGCGACAGGGCGACGAGCGCTGGTCGGGCGGAAATCCTGCAAAAGCCTCTGACTGAATAGGTCATGATCTGTCCCCGCTCACTTGTAGATATAACCGACGACGCCGTTGTAGCGACCGGGCGGCAATTTTGTTTCCATCGTGCCGTAAACGCGATTGACCTTGCCGAGGATGTATCCCGCGCCATCGCTGGCCGGGTTGAGATTGTCGTCAGGCCGCGCAAGCTGCTGGCGGGCGACCGGTCGCGCCAGATAAGGCGTGACGATCACCACCAGTTCGGATTCGTTGCGAATGAAATCCTTGCTGCGGAACAGCGCGCCGAGGACTGGAATCTTGGTGAGGCCCGGAAAGCCGGAAACCGACTGGCGCACTTCATCGCGGATCAGGCCGCCGATCATCATGGAACCGCCGGACGGCAGTTCGACAGTCGTGTCGGCAACGCGCTTTCGCAGCGACAGGACGCTCGCGCCCACGCCTTCCATCTTGTTTGTCGTGCCGGCGCCTTCCGTTGTCGGCTCCGAGACGGAGGTTCTGATTTTCAGGCTGATGCGTCCCGGCCCCAGCACGGTCGGCATGAATTCCAGACCGATGCCATAATTGATCTTGGCCAGCTGATTGGTGCGTTTTCCGTCGTCGTCATAGGTCACGCTGTTGATGACATTATATTCGCCGCCGACATTGAAAGCCGCCTTTTCACCGGAGATTGCGGTCAAGGTAGGCTCGGCGAGGGTCTTCATCACGCCTGCCGATTCCATCGCCCGCAGATAGGCGGAAAAGTTGCTCGTCGCGAGGCCGAACCCGGTATCGGAAAGGTTGTTGCCAATGGCGCCTGCGATATTCTCGGAAATCCCCCCATAGGAAATACCGTTCGATACACCGCTTCCGGTCATGTTGACGCCAAGCTGCTTCATGACGGAGCGGCTGACCTCGGCGACGGTGACTTTCAGCGTCACCTGATCCTCGCCGACGATGGTGAGCATATTGACGATGGCGCTCTGCCGACGCCCCCAGTCGGGATTGTTGATGGCGACACCGCCGCCATCGGTCGGCGCCGAGGCCGTGGTTGAATATTGACCGGTTGTTGCTTCGCCACCGGAAACGAAAAGACCGGCAAGCTTTGCGGCCTGCGCCGAGTCCTGCGGGGTCTGCACGGTTCCGGTCAGCACCACATTGTCGTTGATGAGTTCGACGCGAATATCGGAACCCGGGATGAGGCGCTTCAGCTGGGACGAAAGCCCGCTCACGTCCCGCTCGATCTCGACATCGATCGATGCGACCTGCTCGCCATTCTGTCCGAAGACAAAGATATTGGTCTGTCCGACCTGCTTGCCGAAAAGATAGATGCGCCGCGACGTGCGCGTCACAGCATCGGCTATCGTCGGATTGGAGACGAGAACGTCATAGGCGTCCTGCGGGAGATCGAGGACAACCGATTTGTTGAGGCCGAGCTTGATTGTCTGCGAACGCTGCTGACTGCCAACCTTTACGATGCCTGCCGCCGCCATTGCGGTCATGTCGGCAAGCGGCAGGGAAACGGT from Brucella intermedia LMG 3301 harbors:
- a CDS encoding type II secretion system F family protein, producing the protein MTGSASIVMFVVLAVIACAALFYALFYEKLGKKDHAARRFETVRNSGSERAITRSERDRNADIQKRRKQLQDNIKDLEARQKQREKNQKYPPLRILLTQAGLTLTLQKFYLYSGAAAFFATFVALLFGAPLLFLPGIAIAGFFGLPRWFVLHRRKQRLKKFLEEFPNALDVIVRATRAGLPLNDGLRLIASEAVEPVKSEFKKVVEAQQIGLSIPEAVGKMPDSMPCPETNFFAIVIQIQAQAGGNLSEALNNLSKVLRDRKKMKAKVNALSMEAKASAAIIGALPFIVMVLVYLTSPLYMTLLFTSSTGHMLLGVAAVLMLTGIFIMKNMINFDM
- a CDS encoding tetratricopeptide repeat protein yields the protein MLNIARKDAIATRLGFACILSALVLSGCTSVDRTTTGSVRRAATVATFDHMNDAQLAAMAGRLGAQYERNPKDRQTALNYANVLGRLGRNDQALAVMRALAIVYPKDQAVLAAYGKALAGAGQFDGALDAIRRAQNPAYPDWKLVSAEGAILDQMGRKDEARATYQKALQLQPNEPSIISNMGMSYLLAGDARTAETYFKQAAAAPGADSRVRQNLALSVGLQGRFQEAEAIAAQEISPQQAKANTDYLRSMLAQQNSWNMLKDKPKG
- a CDS encoding type II secretion system F family protein yields the protein MFSLLTQKLSDPQFLIGALIMVAVFATVVTILLPVLSGSALKSRMKSVATEREAIRSRERARLAAESDRRGSLRHQQKPGIREFVEKLDLKRALADEKTVASLRQAGFRGQNPLNIFLFLRFVLPFGAMAIAAIYIFVLGVLADQTFFVRLLVCIFAGYAGFYAPNLYVSNRATKRKQSIRRAWPDALDLMLICVESGMSTEAAFRRVADEIGIQSVELAEELMLTNAELSFLPERRQAYENLANRTGLEPVKSVTQALIQAERYGTPVAQALRTLSQESRDLRLLEAEKKAAALPPKLTVPMIVFFLPVLFIVILGPAFIQISAQGGLFGGN
- a CDS encoding AAA family ATPase; translation: MSNFAFEPEDEAPETGRAPIMLENVRPIPRISIQAFCVNESVAIPIERAGGDRRMAKTHLKVMMGGVAAAIEFYQTASTPNLIIVESASEPNVLLEELQQLSEVCDPGSKVMVIGHSNEVWLYRELLRRGVSEYIVAPVSLADILAIVSSIFLDPGAEPLGRSIAFIGAKGGVGASTIAHNVAWSISNMFRHDVVLADMDLPFGTANINFDQDPTLGIADAVFSPERIDEVYLDRLLVQYGDHLSILAAPSSLERTFDFAEDAFAELIDVAQRSSPLVVLDVAHGWSGWTRTTLMRVDEVVIVATPDLANLRNTKNLLDTLAQLRPNDVKPHLVLNQMGIPKRPEIAIADFAEPLGIDPIATIDFDPQLFGNAANNGRMIAETNPESPIAEAISHIAHVVTGRADVQPRKKSGISSLLGKFARKTK
- a CDS encoding type II and III secretion system protein family protein, with protein sequence MRKTNRVRPYSARIALLAGALATVSLPLADMTAMAAAGIVKVGSQQRSQTIKLGLNKSVVLDLPQDAYDVLVSNPTIADAVTRTSRRIYLFGKQVGQTNIFVFGQNGEQVASIDVEIERDVSGLSSQLKRLIPGSDIRVELINDNVVLTGTVQTPQDSAQAAKLAGLFVSGGEATTGQYSTTASAPTDGGGVAINNPDWGRRQSAIVNMLTIVGEDQVTLKVTVAEVSRSVMKQLGVNMTGSGVSNGISYGGISENIAGAIGNNLSDTGFGLATSNFSAYLRAMESAGVMKTLAEPTLTAISGEKAAFNVGGEYNVINSVTYDDDGKRTNQLAKINYGIGLEFMPTVLGPGRISLKIRTSVSEPTTEGAGTTNKMEGVGASVLSLRKRVADTTVELPSGGSMMIGGLIRDEVRQSVSGFPGLTKIPVLGALFRSKDFIRNESELVVIVTPYLARPVARQQLARPDDNLNPASDGAGYILGKVNRVYGTMETKLPPGRYNGVVGYIYK
- a CDS encoding CpaD family pilus assembly protein, which translates into the protein MTYSVRGFCRISARPALVALSLALLAGCANRQHVTVGALPDDYRTNHPITIAEREQVTDIPIAQADQKLSPMQRGIVQGAIANYRRSGSGMLYVLVPSGASNQAAAYRLSTEVAATLRRSGIKANNIAIENYPVESPDAAAPIRISYYAITAGTTPCGRWPDDLASTPENKHYANFGCVSQNNLAAQVANPADLLGPRTMTPIDSDRATARLNGNQGYVKMSPAQTQNWREPRSQQAEY
- a CDS encoding CpaF family protein — protein: MFGRRGNDTGNRPESGTRPPAPKPAAPAAMPAPAQPAMQPSRTQAAQPGTLAKTSGPTGSHQPGTQQSSGHGREKTESYYDTKSQVFSALIDTIDLSQLSRMAPDAAREEIRDIVNDIIAIKNFVMSIAEQEELLDDICNDVLGYGPLEPLLSRDDIADIMVNGSRRTYIEVDGLLQETGIRFRDNQQLLNICQRIVSQVGRRVDESSPICDARLPDGSRVNVIAPPLSLDGPTLTIRKFRKDKLTLDQLVRFGAISNAGAELLQIISRVRCNVIISGGTGSGKTTLLNCLTRYIDAHERIITCEDSAELQLQQPHVVRLETRPPNLEGEGEVTMRDLVKNCLRMRPERIIVGEVRGPEVFDLLQAMNTGHDGSMGTIHANSPRECLNRMEAMIAMGGYVLPQKTVREIIVGSVDIIIQAARLRDGSRRITHITEVVGLEGDVITTQDLVLYDIKGEDASGRILGSHSSTGIGRPAFWERARYYNEDSRLASVLDGMERASA